A window of Verrucomicrobiia bacterium genomic DNA:
AATGACGGTTGTTTCATCAAATTTGTTCCGAGTTCGAGGAGGGGCATCATTATCCAGCCGGATTTCGATCATGCCAACCCGCAGGATTTGGCCGGGTTTAATGGGGGCTTCGACAACCTTTTCGCCGTTGATGAAGGTGCCGTTTGTGGAGTTGAGGTCCTTCACAACGATATCGTTGCCACGGACCAATATCTCGCAGTGATGGCTGGAAACGGAGGACTCATCGATTTGAAACGTATTGTCCAGGAAACGTCCAATCGTGGTCTTGTCTGTCTTCAGCTCCTGCGCGCGTCCGGTCATTCCCGGGCTAAGAACCACAAGCTTCGCCATAATTCAGCACTCTGTTGCGATTATCTCCGCTTCAGGGGTCAAGGTCAAGAATAGCACGAAGACCGCCCAAGAGTCGAGCGGAACGAAAAGCTCGCCCGATACTGGAGAAATACGGAAGGCAGTTGGAAAGGCTTTTCTTGTCTCAGGCTGATGGCCGACCGAGGCGACCCGAGAGCTTCCTCAGGCCGGCGCGTTACCATTTTCAACACCTTCCTAAAAGACAACTGAAAACGAGAGTTGCTTTTTCGCGGCATCCCCCGATCCTTAGCCAGGTGAGGAAAAAT
This region includes:
- a CDS encoding FHA domain-containing protein — its product is MAKLVVLSPGMTGRAQELKTDKTTIGRFLDNTFQIDESSVSSHHCEILVRGNDIVVKDLNSTNGTFINGEKVVEAPIKPGQILRVGMIEIRLDNDAPPRTRNKFDETTVIRGGVNRTELEAGVRPDSFQNKGTGPGFSKKDDRPTKIVIIACAILGVVIVGLLLYVFAIANK